The sequence TATATGAACtccatatattgaaaattatattataaacacaTGTCATATtataatgttaatatataagctaatatatattatcgacttataaaatttcaagtctaaAAGGTTTATTCCAAACTTATATCAAGTTGTAAACCTAAAAAAGcttaattcagtttttttaagtcaGAGTTGTAAATTGACATCCCCTGATTGAAACGCACACTTACATGTAAACATCTATATGGTCAGATCTACTTAATATGTACTGAGATATCCgttctttctttattaatctgtacctttattttctttcctgagttaaactgataaatgaaatgttcatttttccgattaaaaaaatacttatattatatatttttaagtatattatccAATATATAATGCGAtatgttggaaaaatataatgaaaattatttttttttatagcagttactatactttaaaatatatcgcgttactaaaaccaaaagggcgtatctcaaaatatacgcccttttggttctgcagaaccaaaagggcgtataaaatttttttttttgctccaatcaatgtaaaaatattgaaaacattaaaatctatggaaaaaacgaaaaaaaaaatttttttgttttacgcccttttggttttaagcaaaaatttttttaaagtcataagggcgtatcctattttttcggtttattattaattataggtcagagtaagaaaaaaaattgcaagggtaataagaattatcactccacaGCTTGATTtatctgaacaaatatttatttgaataaaaaaccaaatttctttatttaattttgatcgaatcttaagtttgtcacaatttttttaattcaacaattaatgtaaaaaatatgtataattcgggaacgaaaaaattctaaattctatgagtgctgtgaaatttaatttaatcaaattaaaaaaatgcacatttagattgttcaatttttcaaaggtgcattttttcatttttcaatcaaagtttcattttctgtttcctgttttttttttctttttattttcaaaaatcaattaccgtTGTTCTTGAGAATTGTTATGGCTCTAGAATACCAATATATCAAAGCAAGTTTAATgacctaaatcatttttgtgcatcaggcaccgtcccacaaaaatattatcaatattattaaagattaattttcagcgatggtaatagttataaatttttttattattgtcaagttatgttctaaaaaaaattaaaaaaatttttttcatactcttaGGTACAGATGATTCTGACGATGGAGATGGTATAGGACTAATAccctgatgaatttattttttctctattttttatttgttttttcacttaaataaatatttgttcatataaattaaattgtggagtgataatttttattacgctggcaattttttttcttactcttacctataattgataataaatcgaaaaaacaggatacgcccttatgattttaaaaaaattttttcttaaaaccaaaaaggcgtaaaacaaaaaaaaaatttctttcgttttttcaatagattctaatgttgtcaacatttttacattgattgaagcaaaaaagtttttttatacgcccttttggttctgcagaaccaaaagggcgtatattttgagatacgcccttatggttttagtaacgcgatatgtctcgattatatttcattatattggaatttataaccgggaaattatattttgaaaatatacaatgctctatagtaaaatatatattttcttttatagtatgttataagaaaaaatatactttcaagTTATATGAACATTATATTCaaacatacataaatttttgccgttttatataattatatatttttgaatatgaaataaaaatagacatTTTTGTCATGCGGgaaattcgatatcactgatcaatcattagcttaaaatatcatttattcatgattataaattaatttacaatatatataaatcgaataagtggtaaacaataaaatgaaaaattagtatactagatactgattttgttgctcataaaaataccgaaaatttttaactcttattttataaattctatcccattggctaataattaatataaaatgttatttattcgttattataaattaatttattatatacatatatcgaataagtggtaaataataaaattaaaaattcgtatactagatctttatatatttatatgtacgtttactaatttttcggttcctcatttttaaaatttttctgtttatttgaatagtaataactagataccaatttatcaattctttttcatattaattttaatatacgaaattacaaatttcgctcttctgtgtatcaaatttgaaTACAAACAATAGTCAtcttgtaatatatataatgatccatatttgatattagtatcgaacatactaattttaagcccaaaataaactacaaacttaaaattttgagcatcatttttttccgcgAGGGtcaaatttcattcatttaagagcgaatttaattatcaataataaatatgaaaaattgattgatatcattcttttttttttttttttgtgaaaaaattattcttaccTCAGATCAATAAAAgctgaattattttgtttcatttttccGATAGTATATACTAGGAAAAAATTCGATTGAATTGATTGATAATTCATAAGCTCTATATCACTTACCatgtcaattattaattttaataaaaccattaagtcaaatgaatgaaaaataaagcATAGCGATTTAggtaaatggaaaatttttttggaattcatctaaaaataactgcgattgataaatttctataatttacGATCAGGGAAGGAATATatcattgatattaatttgtGGAATTAATGGTAGttggaataataatattattttaatttttccaagttttaaGTGAAAAAGTATGTCCGATTAATTATGGAGGCATTCACTTGATTCTCAGACTAGCGCGAAGTCTAagctatttttattcaatcgactttttatttttgccgCGTACTGAATACCgctttcattatttcaatttttttttatttattagttaggAGAGGGGGCGGGAAATTTCTTAGGAGAAGAAAATACAatgtttctaaaaattatttttttttttagtgtatagGGAGGACCCAAAAAATAGTTATCGAATTAATTTcggaatttatataaaattttggtcCACATACTTGAATAATTGTCGAAATTGAAAGTTTTCAATGCaccctggtggaaatttttcggacttCTGTCTTAAAAAGTTTTTGGAACTCTAGAACTGAGTTTTTAAGACAGaagtccgaaaaatttccacccgcatataataattacaatttttttacataattttttataagcacTTTTAGTAATTTCGCTACACTGAAAAATTCCcatcaaattttactatgggtgcattgtaaccccgtaccataagaaaactggtacaaaatttagaagtatcccatagtaaacgtatgcgcataggtcccaatcgtgtcgtctgcgcatactgtttactatgggacacttgtaaattttgtaccagttttcttatggtccggggttacattgcacccatagtaaaatttgttggaaatttttcacagtgtaagcaatattcaaaaatgaaacTCAGTAATGAAAAGATCAAACCGATggccaataaaataaatgcaaaGGTGATATCTTCAAATTCTATCGACCGGTAATAATTATGTGTTgatttatctttttctttacAATATTTGGCAACTTCCGTTTCCACTACTTGTTTCTGCCAATTGTCGTAAATTTGTGATTGGTGTAATCGCATGACAAAATTGTTAGTGCGATCCTTCAATGGCCAATTACTACGCATCATCAGTGATCcaaaagtaaatttcaaaCTATTCGCAGAAGAGTGTAATTTGTATTTAGCAATTAGGACTTCAAGAGTAATTTTGGGGTAAATACAAGCAATGGATTCACTGATGTCATTATTTTCTGCATAATTTGTACTGctaaatattactttatttagcAATAATGGATCTGTAACATACTCTTTAGCTCCGTTAGCAgcataaattattgtataacGTGGGTCTTTTAGATCATCTAAAGTCTCGACATTTTTTCTGTACTCGGGTTTTGTCAAAAATGCCGCTAGATGGCCAGAAAATGTCGCCTGCattatgataatggttaccataatattatggtaataattcccatgcATTATGGTAATcactaccataatattatggtaaccataactgtaatattatggtaacgattaccatgatgtatgggaattattactataatagtatgagaatggttaccataatatcatggtaataattcccataatatgatggttatgtttaccataatattataggaatagttaccataatatataggactTATTCCCATACACACTCAGAAACCATTACAATAtggttataggatcggttactattcgcttatgggaactattcctatgagtatggtaatcattactatgattctttcacatgcgatatgggaactgttaccataatgataggaattgttaccatacTTATCGAAAccttcccagaaagtatgggtctatatcccataatcccaagtaatcattaccataacggtatgggatgatatttcataaacgtactaggaacagttactataattttttttctccgtgtacaagagataaaaacttttccaatttttttagcgggaagttaaaaaataagatctatttcataaaaataaatcagtgaacaactttttaaaatatttattaaattcattcattcataACAGTGAGTCATAATTTctctcatatatattatgtactTACATATGTAATTAAGTTACAACAGTTAACAAattctataattaaatatatgttttgtattaatcattataatacttgaaaaaaatattgcgtaAATAATTAACACTCATAGAAGCCATTTGacgattattatttgtattaataaacaataaaaaaatgacactaaattgtattattgttgacagtaaaacaaaaatgacATGATCTTACATAAAACAACTCGATGATGGTGAATGAAGGACGgcattataaaacaatatacTTTTTAGCTTGAGTGTGTATATACGCATCATATTCTTAATCAAAAATTGCTAAAGCTGTAGCATGaaaagaatataataattatataaaagtaattttaatttaattatcaattaggCCACctcgtcatcatcatcttctGTGTTTATTTCTTCTTCAATTCGCACAGAGTTATCTACTGGAGTATCTAAATCATTTACACTATTAAAACCTTCATGTTCACCGTCGTAAGGATGTTCGCTCAGATCCTCGTGATCTGTTGATATACAAGCAGCTTCTTCTTCaatctaaaattatttgaaaatcaattatcaaattcaaaaatattcacgtaaatttgaatcgttattGTCAATTGACAttagactttttaaaaaatatttacttgagtATCGTCATCAGCATCAGGACTGTCCGGCCTTTCCTCACGATCATGCGAGTTAACATTGTCGTGGCAATGGCACTCATCTGCACTCGATTCAGGAGCCTGAGCATCATCTGCTACCCCAAGATCAACTTCGGAGACCAATTTTTCCTCACGTTCTTGTCGCTTACGAGCTTCTTCAGAAGCTTTTTCAATAGCGAAACGCTCTTCTTCCTCAAGTGCCAGTATAGCTTCTTCTTCAGCAGCTCGTCTACAATAAAATGATATCAAATTGACAGTCgaccattaaataaattcgtaTATCGCAAATAAacataagtatttattatttactagaAGGCTTTCGCTCGTGACGCGTGTTTATTAAAGATATTTCTTTGAAGCTGTTGTCCCTAATAGCCGCTAATATGACCAATCATCTCTATAGCAACCGTTGCAATAATACCAGTTCCCATAGCAACTGTTGCTATGGTCACGGTCTCCATAACAATCGTTGCAATGAGAACATCCTTTATAGTAATCGTTGCGATAATCGACTATCTCtatagtaactgttaccatgACAACAGTTTCTATAGCAACCGTTTCCATGACAACAGTCTCCATAGTAACTGTTGCCATGACCAAACACCTCCATAGCAACCGTTGCCATTGACAACAGTCTCCACAGTAACCGTTGCCATGACCAAACACCTCCATAGCAACCGTTTCCATGATCATAGTCTCCATAGTAACTGTTGTCATGACCAAACACCTCCATAGCAACCGTTGCCATTGACAACAGTCTTCATAGCAACCGTTGTCATGACCAAACACCTCCATAGCAACCGTTGCCATTGACAACAGTCTTCATAGCAACCGTTGTCATGACCAAACACCTCCATAGCAACCGTTGCCATTGACAACAGTCTCCATAGTAACTGTTGCCATGACCAAACACCTCCATAGCAACCGTTGCCATTGACAACAGTCTCCACAGTAACCGTTGCCATGACCAAACACCTCCATAGCAACCGTTTCCATGATCATAGTCTCCATAGTAACTGTTGTCATGACCAAACACCTCCATAGCAACCGTTGCCATTGACAACAGTCTTCATAGCAACCGTTGTCATGACCAAACACCTCCATAGCAACCGTTGCCATTGACAACAGTCTTCATAGCAACCGTTGCAATGATACCAGTTCCCATAGCAACTGTTACTATGGCCACGGTCTCCATAACAATCGTTGCAATGAGAACAGCCTTCATAGTAATCGTTGCGATAATCGACTACCTCtatagtaactgttaccatgACGACAGTTCCTATAGCAACCATTGCCATTGACAAAAGTCTCCATAGCAACCGTTTCCATGACAACAGTCTCCATAGTAACTGTTGCCATGACCAAACACCTCCATAGCAACCGTTGCCATTGACAACAGTCTTCATAGCAACCGTTGTAATGATACCAGTTCCCATAGCAAGTGTTGTTATGGCCACGGTCTCCATAACAATCGTTGCAATGAGAACAGCCTTCATAGTAATCGTTGCGATAATCGACTACCTCtatagtaactgttaccatgACGACAGTTCCTATAGCAACCATTGCCATTGACAAAAGACTCCATAGCAACCGTTGCCATGACTACTATAAGCGGTTACATGACACCAAATTCTTtagaatagataaataaatgtattaccTCTGTTCTTCAGCAATGCGTTCATCACGTATGCGTTCAGCTTCGATTCTCGCTTCCTCAGCCTGTCTAGCAGCCTCCAGTCGCTCCTGTTCTTCAATTTCCTTAAGCCTTGCCTGACGTGCTTCCTCTTCAAGACGCACCCGTTCCTCAATTTCCGCCTTCCACCTTTCTTCGGCCAACCTAAATAGCATCAAAGTACATACAGATTTACAGAAAAACGGAGGCAATCGAAGAGACCAGGTATGAGTTACCTGGCCTCCTCGGCTTGCCTCCTTTTCTCCTCCTCAGCTTGCCTTTTAAGTTCCTCCACTTGCCTTCTCAATTCCTCTTCATCAAGTTTACGCtgtaatactaaaaaaaaaaaaaaaaaaaataatatcacgcCATTTGTATGTTTTCCTCTCCGTTGTCATGCATCAGTTTCACTCAAAAGGTCTTGGgtcaaaagtttattttcaatttttcgttttttggTAACgtcattttgaaataaaatatatgaaatagatGATTACATAAAAGATATATCACATAGAAGATTTTAATCGTGCaacattcatttttaatgCAGATACTAATAGTGGCATTGAAATGACTTTAatgtatagataaatatatgaagtTATTGTATATAATAGAAGAATATAATAGttgataaaagtttattatcaGTTTACTGTCTGAGGGTACACTTTTCAAGTAATCGTAGGGTCCCAAGTTTACGAGACATACCGTCATCATCTTCTTCTTGGTTGACCTCTTGCTCGACTTTGTCTGCGGGCAAGAAGTCTGATTTCTCTGcaacttcttcttcttcgtcaCCGTGTTCAACTGGTACACCTTCGTCATTTTCTAACGGAGGCAATTGTTCCGGACCAAGGTCTTGACCTTCTTCAATGATCACAACATCTTTATCTACGAGTTCTACTTCATTTTCTACTGTCTCTGCCTCATTTTCTATTGgctcaacatttttttctacgGGTTCCGTTTCCTCGATTTCTTGTTCTGACTTAACTTCAGATGATACGACTTCTGGCTCAATTGATTGCGGTTCCAATTCTACTTGAGGTTCTACTTTTTCAGGTTCTGGTTCTAATTCAGTAACTTCTGGTTCTAATTCTGTTACTGCTACTGATTCTGGTTCTGCTACAGGTTCTGGTTTTGATTCTGCTACTGGTTTTGGTTCTGCCACTGGTTCTGGTTCAACAAGTACAGGTTCTTTAACTGGTTCAGGTTCTGATTCTAGCTTATTATTAACTATCGGTTTTGTTTTGGCTGTTTTTCGTTTTGATTTTGTTTTGGTCTCAACAATTGGTTCTGGTTCTGGTTTCAATTCTAGTTCTAGTTCTTGTTCAGATTCTAATTTTGATTCTGATTCAGTCATCCATTTTTGTTCATGACCATTAACTAATTCTGGTTCTGGTTCTGGTTCACGTGCTAATTTTGAAACCAGTTCCGTTTCCTGAGACCATTTAGGTTCcggttgataaatatttgctAAATCTGGTTTATAAATGGGTTCTGGATCTGGTGATGCTAAGAATAAATATGACAATGATAGTATGATTATGAAATAATGATAACTGCTTTATGAAATATGACAATTATTTACCTTTTCTAGGTACTAGATAAACTCGGTCTTCCGCCAATGCACgtgctaaaattattttgttatttttttggttaatgataattaaatttttattatttcaaattatttacatttatactGAAACGCAACCCCATACTAACCCTTTCTTAGCTCCCTTTCGGTGAGCGGAGGATCAGGATCTAgaggatacataaatttattaaattgaaagttAGTCActtgacaaaattttaatcataaccACATGCATCAAGCGAATTTTAGCTGAGCGACTGCACAATTTATTTAgcattgttaattataaagaaatttttttcacacccTGGTAGATttgaattacggtaaattatggtaatttagGGTATTTTGAAGAATTGcggtattttacggtaaactACGGTATTTTGAAGCAAAAGTATGGTATTTTACCGAAAATTCGCACGGAGAGAAATGTTGACTCGaaacttatcaatttttatttagctgCTCTAGTGGACccgaattacggtaaaataccgtaaattacggttatttacggtaatttaccgtaatttggaTCTGACAGGGTGCCGACCTAATTTGAAACAGGGAGTAAAGCATCTAAAAAGTTATTATgctcttataaaaaattattatgacgCATCACCATTATTATAATGTACGAAAGTAATTGTCTAACGGATCCAAGTTACAGTAATTACCGTATTTTACGGTATTCGGTCGAATTATGGCGAACTACGGTAAAAAATaaggtaatttaccgtaaattaccgtaaaatacaagattttacggtaaattaccgtattCTGAGTAAAATACGGTACCTTGCagtaaattatcataatttatggtGATTCTAGTAGATGTCAATTACGttattttacggtaaattacaataattgtcATAATTTACCGTTATTTGGATCCACTAGGGTTATTAAAGCTTATCGATAAGTTTCTCGCGCATAATAAGTATTGTTAtacatcataataatttttcgtatgagcataatattttttgggaTGCTTCACTTTCTGTTTCATGTTTTGTTGACAGCATAATAAATTGGTAGGTTTCGAGCCAACATTTTTATCCGAAAGCGGGCATTTACTGTACAATACGAGCCTGCGGTCTTTTACCGTAAAATGAACTATTGCATTGTAAAAactgttaaaataacaaagcATATAGTTCTTATGGGAAAGTGTCGTAAATTACCATAATGCGCCGTAAAATACAGCATATTATCTtaaattaccgtaaaatacAGTAAATTTCCATGGAAATAGTGTTCTGCGGTAAATTATGGCCAAGCGcggtaaattacggtaatttaccgtacTTCGGATTCACCAGggtatgaattttatattctttttattagagattaaatattttatgtgtttgtttatttgttttttaaaaaattgatacttaATTCTGTTTGCCTGATATTAAAAAAGCACGTCAGCGCTTATTTACAAACAAAAGCTTACCTcagaaactaaaaatatcacTCTCAGCTGGGGATAACTATTTCACATACGCAAACTACTTATAAagcagtaattattattatttattaaagtttttatcttcaataatttttcattttaactttaattctAATGTCCAacgatcaatttatttttagtattttcttacaatataatgtagtttaaatttacttatactCAAATATCACTATATAtctgatttatatatattgtttttaattcaacttaaATTAcgtcaagttaaaaaaaaataattttgtaaattaagtttttcttttattttttttatttatatttacacagaaaaaaaaaattttcttgtagcgagaaaaatatttcattgaacaaaaaaaatttttttttgtgtgcatatttttttgatattttactgaaaaatatcGGAGCTctcgataatttttatttaaaattatcattttgaattcaaaaagttctgtatataaataaatataaattaacaaagaaTATGAGAGACCGAGGTAAGACGggttatttcaaaaattatattttttagaaaactaATGATcacttgaaatttatttttacctttaaaaataataaaaaaaaattggaaaatccaaaagtgaaCACCTTAATTGCTCttctatttttaatcattacttttattttataatattaatttatttttttttattatgaatttttattcaacttataaattatcagtttgattttttattttttattttcagtttaatatttttttattaacatttttttaaatatcccgccttttgtcttagatgtcgctctttttttcaaacctaTACTGTTGCGCTAGTGCTGCTGCCAGTAGTTGGTgggagaaaaaatgaaaaaaaataataacagtaaaaataaaaatggcggctaaatttttcgtgaataatcagttttacgtttttaattaattacaattaaactaaaaggatttagatagtgattttccatagggttcttgtgataaaaaatacgaagataataaaaaaaaaaatgggccGATTAATTGTGTCTATCAAGAGTTATCGTGTTTACGAAGTTTCATACGTAACAATTGACATCACGCgttttttgagtttaaataatttattttaaaccaataAAAGGACGAATCGACTCAAAATTAGGTTCAAATTGTTCCTTAATAATTTCTCTATACGCTAGTATACAATTTGACCCATTTTGGCGTAATCAAAAGAATGTagagataatttaatgtgATTGAATGAGTCGAAAATAATAGATCGATCATAAAACACAGCGTTGAATTGTATCCCGTCGTATCCCAGTCTCTCCTC comes from Microplitis demolitor isolate Queensland-Clemson2020A chromosome 8, iyMicDemo2.1a, whole genome shotgun sequence and encodes:
- the LOC103572498 gene encoding calponin homology domain-containing protein DDB_G0272472 isoform X3, whose translation is MVYESDFYTTRRPYTRPISSHYTVTVNKLPHHLPYIAHKKLVSVIHTPYPVIFHAYTVPVPIRIYSRVRPSVIAAELQRIRNQTRPSSTSYVSRYLNSKDNILFDDEAREIRARADSLLRRIHVFVPRPTSSDFAEVLVPERMRSDDYIRRVLTSRKNAKKDEPANWYESPEHRQFGTGNLASVTYTGGKPHSRRRPYYKVADLRAADVQSDVNLLSYYAKNRQAAASAYPDPPLTERELRKARALAEDRVYLVPRKASPDPEPIYKPDLANIYQPEPKWSQETELVSKLAREPEPEPELVNGHEQKWMTESESKLESEQELELELKPEPEPIVETKTKSKRKTAKTKPIVNNKLESEPEPVKEPVLVEPEPVAEPKPVAESKPEPVAEPESVAVTELEPEVTELEPEPEKVEPQVELEPQSIEPEVVSSEVKSEQEIEETEPVEKNVEPIENEAETVENEVELVDKDVVIIEEGQDLGPEQLPPLENDEGVPVEHGDEEEEVAEKSDFLPADKVEQEVNQEEDDDVLQRKLDEEELRRQVEELKRLAEERWKAEIEERVRLEEEARQARLKEIEEQERLEAARQAEEARIEAERIRDERIAEEQRRAAEEEAILALEEEERFAIEKASEEARKRQEREEKLVSEVDLGVADDAQAPESSADECHCHDNVNSHDREERPDSPDADDDTQIEEEAACISTDHEDLSEHPYDGEHEGFNSVNDLDTPVDNSVRIEEEINTEDDDDEVA